In Deinococcus betulae, the genomic stretch CCGCTCGGCGTGGTACATGCCCAGCATCACCAGCAGCGTGGTCATCACCCTGATTTTCCTGTGGTTGTTTCAACGCCGGGGCATTGCCAACTACGTCATTACGCAGGCGCAGGCTTACGCGCCGCTGCTGCTGACCTTTCTGGGCGTGCTGCTGGTCGCTCAGGTGGTGCAGGTGCTGCTGGAGCGGGCACGCCGCTTGCCCGCCGGCTGGTTTGACCCCGCGCTGGCCGCCATGAGCGCGCTGGTCGCCCTGGCGGTCACAGCCGGGCTGGCCTGGGCCGGTGTGGTGGGCGTGCGCGAGGTGCCGCCCTTCGACTACCAGTATTTTGCCGACAAGTGGATTGAGGTGGGGAGCGTGCGGGTGCTGAGTATTCCGCTGCTGGTGGTGGTGATTCAGAACACCTTTACCACCATCCCCACCCTGATGCTGTTCTTCCTGGCAGGCCTGCAAAACATTCCCGGCGCGCTGTACGAGGCCGCCGACATCGACGGCGCGACCCCCTGGCAGAAGCTGACCCGCGTAACCGTGCCCATGCTGCATCCTGTGACCTTTTACGTCATTACCGTGGGCCTGATCGGCACCATGCAGATGTTTGATCAGGTGGCTGTGATTGGCACAGCGGCGCCGGGTGACACCCTGATTACGCTGGCCTACTACGTCTACACCAACACCTTTAAAGCCGGGGCCGCGCCCGTGAACATGGCGTCGGCTGGGGCCATCATCCTAGCGCTGATTATCCTGGCGATGGTCTTCGTACAGCGCCGCTTCTTCCCCTCGGAGGCCCAATGACCACCGCACTGCCCAGAGAAGATCTCCGGCAGACTGCCGCCGCGCGCGACCGCTGGCTGGCGCGGCGGCGCTGGGCGCGGGCAGGATGGCTGTACGCCTTCATGCTGGTCATGAGCTTCTTCTTTCTGGGGCCCTTTGTGACCGGGCTGCTCAGTTCCATGAAGGACAACCCCAACGAGTACCCGCC encodes the following:
- a CDS encoding carbohydrate ABC transporter permease, encoding MRRGFSQTPTAYLFLAPFLVTTAVFFFYAFGRAVYYSFTDFNLFNTPQLIGVKPYADVLGDPSFRRALGNSLVFAVLTTTLQTVGALLMAVALNNKIRGMSFFRSAWYMPSITSSVVITLIFLWLFQRRGIANYVITQAQAYAPLLLTFLGVLLVAQVVQVLLERARRLPAGWFDPALAAMSALVALAVTAGLAWAGVVGVREVPPFDYQYFADKWIEVGSVRVLSIPLLVVVIQNTFTTIPTLMLFFLAGLQNIPGALYEAADIDGATPWQKLTRVTVPMLHPVTFYVITVGLIGTMQMFDQVAVIGTAAPGDTLITLAYYVYTNTFKAGAAPVNMASAGAIILALIILAMVFVQRRFFPSEAQ